The Polyangiaceae bacterium DNA segment GTCGGATAAAGATCGAAGTGTACGCGCCGGGCGCCATGCTCGACCAAGGAAAAAATAGCCTGCTCGCAGACGATGGCACGGCCATCGTGGTGCATGCACAACCGGACGATTATACGACCGATCCCGCGGGGGCAGCGGGCGCGCGCATTGCGTGTGGCGTCATACAGAAGAAATAGACCTTGCGGCGGTCTTGTCGCTGACCATCGACCCATCGAAGGCGAAGTCGAGGCGGACGGCGCCCGCACCTTGCAATTCATGCAAATCTGGTTTTAGTTCGCCCTACCCGGAGCTTTTGCATGAACACCGCCGTCGAGTTGCCCGATCCAAGCCACGAAGCACCGCACGCCGCGCTTTCCCCCGAAGAGGCGGCCAAGGTCGCCGCGGCGCTTCCATTGAACCACCGCTTCCGCCTCGGCGCCGAAATCACACCAGTCCAGCGCGCCTACCTCGACAAAAACGGCTACCTCGTGTTTGCCCGGGTCGCATCGCCCGACGAGGTCGCACGCATCGTCGCCGAAGTCGACCGCGTGCAGGCAAGTTCCTCGCCGAAGGGCGGCGCAAAGGTCCACGGCATTCCCATTTGGTTCGGTCGCGACGAACAGGGAAAACCTTACTTGCAGCGCACGGGCTTTCTGTCGGTCCATTCCGACTACGTCCGCCAATTCGTCACCGATGCTCGCTTCGAGCCCATCCGGAAGCTCGTCGGCAAAGACGCTCGCATTGGCCACGAGGAAAAGATGGCGTCGTGTTCAACCGATACATCCGCACGAAAGGCAGCCTCCGCCCGGGCCTTGCGTGGCACACCGACTGGCCTGCGCGACGCCTTTATGGACAGCTCCCCGGCCCGATGCTCAACGTGGGCCTGCACTTCGAGCGGATTACCCCGGAAGACGGCGGCCTACGCATCATTCCGGGCAGCCACAATCAGGATGGCGCGATTTCTTGTTTCGCAAGCTTTACTTCGTCGACAATCGGCCCGACCCGGCAGTCATGGTGGAAACATGGCCGGGCGACCTCACCGTGCTGACGGCCGCACGTGGCATCGCGTCGCCGCGTCCCAATACCGGCGCTTCGCAGCCATATGCCGCAGGCATGTACGTGCGTCGTGACCGGGGCGTACCAGCCCAGATCCGGGCAAAGCGACACCGCGTCCGTACCTCAAGCCTGCGAACTCA contains these protein-coding regions:
- a CDS encoding phytanoyl-CoA dioxygenase family protein, which translates into the protein MWRHTEEIDLAAVLSLTIDPSKAKSRRTAPAPCNSCKSGFSSPYPELLHEHRRRVARSKPRSTARRAFPRRGGQGRRGASIEPPLPPRRRNHTSPARLPRQKRLPRVCPGRIARRGRTHRRRSRPRAGKFLAEGRRKGPRHSHLVRSRRTGKTLLAAHGLSVGPFRLRPPIRHRCSLRAHPEARRQRRSHWPRGKDGVVFNRYIRTKGSLRPGLAWHTDWPARRLYGQLPGPMLNVGLHFERITPEDGGLRIIPGSHNQDGAISCFASFTSSTIGPTRQSWWKHGRATSPC